A region from the Mycobacterium heidelbergense genome encodes:
- a CDS encoding phosphatidate cytidylyltransferase: protein MATPDAGAGTPPARKTSRAGRDLPAAIAVGVAIGGVLVVTLLFAPRFWVLIVAIAIVVATHEVVRRLREAGYLIPVIPLLVGGQVTVWLTWPFHAAGALAGFGATVVVCMIWRLLMQDNRGHEGASESSKNYLRDASATIFLAAWVPLFASFGAMLVYPKDGAGRVFCLMIAVVASDVGGYAVGVLWGKHPMVPTISPKKSWEGFAGSLVCGITATILTATFLAGKPPWVGALLGVVLVLTCTLGDLVESQIKRDLGIKDMGRLLPGHGGLMDRLDGVLPSAVAAWTVLTLVP, encoded by the coding sequence GTGGCGACCCCCGATGCCGGCGCAGGCACCCCGCCGGCCAGGAAGACGTCCCGGGCCGGCCGCGACCTGCCCGCCGCGATCGCCGTCGGCGTCGCCATCGGCGGCGTCCTCGTCGTGACGCTGCTTTTCGCCCCGCGCTTCTGGGTCCTCATCGTGGCGATCGCCATCGTGGTGGCCACCCACGAGGTGGTGCGCCGGCTGCGCGAAGCCGGATACCTCATTCCGGTCATCCCGCTGCTGGTCGGCGGCCAGGTCACCGTCTGGCTGACCTGGCCATTTCATGCCGCCGGCGCCCTGGCCGGCTTCGGCGCCACGGTCGTGGTCTGCATGATCTGGCGGCTGTTGATGCAGGACAACCGCGGACACGAGGGCGCCTCGGAGTCATCGAAAAACTACCTGCGGGACGCGTCGGCCACGATCTTCCTGGCCGCCTGGGTCCCGCTGTTCGCCTCCTTCGGTGCGATGCTGGTCTACCCGAAGGATGGCGCGGGACGGGTGTTCTGCCTGATGATCGCCGTGGTCGCGTCCGACGTGGGCGGCTATGCCGTGGGCGTGCTGTGGGGCAAGCATCCGATGGTCCCGACAATCAGCCCGAAGAAGTCCTGGGAGGGATTCGCCGGTTCGCTGGTGTGCGGGATCACCGCGACCATCCTGACCGCGACCTTCCTGGCCGGCAAACCGCCATGGGTCGGCGCGCTGCTGGGTGTCGTCCTGGTGCTCACCTGCACGCTGGGCGACCTGGTGGAGTCCCAGATCAAGCGTGACCTCGGCATCAAGGACATGGGCCGCCTGCTTCCGGGCCACGGCGGTCTGATGGACCGGCTCGACGGCGTGCTGCCGTCGGCGGTCGCGGCGTGGACGGTGCTCACGCTGGTGCCCTGA
- a CDS encoding protein disulfide oxidoreductase, whose amino-acid sequence MSIFRVLLAIVAALTVGLADASRVEAEDRLQFTGTTLAGAPFNGASLEGKPAVLWFWTPWCPFCNAEAPSVSQVAAANPGVTFVGIAAHSDVGAMQNFVSKYNLHFTTLNDADGSIWARYNVPWQPAWVFYRADGSSTFINNPTSAMSQQELSGRVAALTS is encoded by the coding sequence ATGAGCATCTTTCGCGTGTTATTAGCCATCGTGGCCGCGCTGACAGTCGGGCTGGCCGACGCGTCGCGGGTGGAGGCCGAGGATCGTCTGCAATTCACCGGGACCACCCTCGCCGGCGCGCCATTCAACGGCGCCAGCCTGGAAGGTAAGCCGGCGGTGCTGTGGTTCTGGACGCCATGGTGTCCGTTCTGCAACGCCGAGGCCCCATCCGTCAGTCAGGTCGCCGCCGCCAATCCGGGTGTGACGTTCGTCGGCATCGCGGCGCACTCGGACGTTGGCGCCATGCAGAACTTCGTCTCCAAGTACAACCTGCATTTCACCACCCTCAACGACGCCGATGGCTCGATCTGGGCCCGCTACAACGTCCCCTGGCAGCCGGCGTGGGTGTTCTACCGGGCGGACGGCAGCTCGACCTTCATCAACAACCCGACCTCGGCGATGTCCCAGCAGGAGCTGTCCGGCCGGGTCGCCGCGCTGACGTCCTAA
- a CDS encoding DUF2631 domain-containing protein, translating to MASTEVEHFNGVDVAEVPSAAWGWSRINIRTWHTTGVVIFIFLLAMLRGNHVGHVENWFLIGFAALTLFVLVRDWWGRRRGWIR from the coding sequence GTGGCCAGTACCGAGGTGGAGCACTTCAACGGCGTCGACGTCGCCGAGGTGCCGTCGGCGGCCTGGGGGTGGAGCAGGATCAACATCCGCACCTGGCACACCACCGGGGTGGTCATCTTCATATTTCTGCTGGCGATGCTGCGCGGCAACCACGTCGGCCACGTCGAGAACTGGTTCCTGATCGGATTCGCCGCGCTGACGCTGTTCGTGCTGGTGCGCGATTGGTGGGGTCGCCGGCGCGGCTGGATCAGGTAG
- a CDS encoding cytochrome c biogenesis CcdA family protein, which produces MDQGLAGLAFAAGLVAVLNPCGFAMLPAYLLLVVRGQQPERRGWAPIGRALAATVGMALGFLTVFGSFGALTISAAATVQRYLPYGTVVIGSVLVALGVWLLAGRELTALTPRPLGPRWAPGARGLIGMYGYGVSYAIASLSCTIGPFLAVTAAGLRAGSVLTGAVVYLAYVAGLTLVVGVLAIAAAMASTALADRLRRVLPFVNRIGGALLVLVGLYVAYYGVYELRLFTTNANPQDAVIASAGRLQGALAGWAHQHGVVPWLVALSALVIGAFAGTWRRRRRR; this is translated from the coding sequence ATGGACCAGGGTCTCGCCGGCCTGGCCTTCGCCGCCGGACTGGTCGCGGTCCTGAACCCGTGCGGGTTCGCCATGCTGCCCGCGTACCTGCTTCTCGTTGTCCGCGGGCAGCAACCCGAACGGCGCGGGTGGGCCCCGATAGGCCGCGCGCTGGCGGCCACAGTCGGGATGGCGCTCGGCTTCCTCACGGTCTTCGGGTCGTTCGGCGCGCTGACCATCTCGGCGGCCGCGACCGTGCAGCGCTACCTGCCGTACGGGACCGTGGTCATCGGCAGTGTGCTTGTCGCGCTGGGGGTTTGGCTGTTGGCGGGCCGGGAGCTCACCGCGCTGACGCCCCGGCCGCTCGGCCCGCGCTGGGCGCCGGGCGCGCGGGGGCTCATAGGCATGTATGGGTACGGCGTCAGCTATGCGATCGCCTCGCTGTCGTGCACCATCGGGCCGTTCCTGGCGGTCACCGCCGCCGGCCTCCGGGCCGGATCGGTCCTCACGGGAGCCGTGGTCTACCTCGCCTACGTCGCGGGTTTGACCCTGGTCGTGGGCGTGCTCGCCATCGCCGCAGCGATGGCGAGCACGGCCCTGGCCGATCGCTTGCGGCGAGTCCTGCCCTTCGTCAACCGGATCGGCGGCGCGCTGCTGGTCCTGGTCGGGCTGTATGTCGCCTACTACGGCGTCTACGAGCTGCGCCTGTTCACCACCAACGCGAACCCCCAGGATGCGGTCATCGCGTCGGCCGGTCGGCTGCAGGGAGCGCTGGCCGGCTGGGCGCACCAACATGGCGTGGTGCCGTGGCTGGTGGCGCTATCCGCGCTGGTCATCGGCGCATTCGCAGGCACCTGGCGCCGACGGAGACGGCGCTAG
- the pyrH gene encoding UMP kinase, with translation MTEPRESPVAGAAAAKPEPPNSTNGVPASSPEKGLASGPPGGRAKYSRVLLKLGGEMFGGGQVGLDPDVVAQVARQIAEVVRDGVQVAVVIGGGNFFRGAQLQQRGMERTRSDYMGMLGTVMNSLALQDFLEKEGIVTRVQTAITMGQVAEPYLPLRAVRHLEKGRVVIFGAGMGLPYFSTDTTAAQRALEIGAEVVLMAKAVDGVFSEDPRKNPEAELLTAISHREVIDRGLRVADATAFSLCMDNGMPILVFNLLTNGNIARAVAGEKIGTLVTT, from the coding sequence ATGACGGAGCCCAGGGAGTCCCCAGTCGCCGGCGCGGCGGCCGCGAAGCCGGAGCCGCCGAACAGCACCAACGGCGTACCGGCATCGTCACCGGAGAAGGGACTGGCTTCCGGCCCGCCCGGGGGCCGGGCCAAGTATTCCAGGGTGTTGCTCAAGCTCGGTGGCGAAATGTTCGGCGGCGGCCAGGTCGGGTTGGATCCCGACGTCGTGGCGCAGGTCGCCCGCCAGATCGCCGAGGTGGTCCGCGACGGCGTGCAGGTCGCCGTCGTCATCGGCGGCGGCAACTTCTTCCGCGGCGCGCAGCTGCAGCAGCGCGGCATGGAGCGCACGCGTTCGGACTACATGGGGATGCTGGGCACGGTCATGAACAGCCTCGCGCTGCAGGACTTCCTGGAGAAGGAAGGCATCGTCACCCGGGTGCAGACCGCGATCACCATGGGCCAGGTGGCCGAGCCCTACCTGCCGTTGCGCGCCGTGCGCCACCTGGAGAAGGGCCGGGTGGTCATCTTCGGGGCGGGCATGGGGCTGCCGTACTTCTCCACCGACACCACCGCCGCGCAGCGGGCGTTGGAGATCGGCGCGGAGGTGGTGCTGATGGCCAAGGCGGTCGACGGCGTGTTTTCCGAGGATCCGCGGAAGAATCCGGAGGCCGAGCTGCTCACCGCGATCAGCCACCGCGAGGTCATCGATCGGGGGCTGCGGGTGGCCGACGCCACCGCGTTCAGCCTGTGCATGGACAATGGCATGCCGATCCTGGTGTTCAACCTGCTGACCAATGGCAATATCGCCCGTGCGGTCGCCGGTGAGAAGATCGGGACGCTGGTCACCACCTGA
- a CDS encoding histidine kinase: MDLQPYVDAVRHELNVAAATAGAEARDLADRLSAPLESAMRLALLEALAAAAEEITGELAPRSVEVRLRGRDPEFIVSAPLDEAPDEDAFVAQYDDAGGGTWRVTLRLPEALRSTVEAAARRDGASLNSWLVRAAAAASGHAAGPESGRASGHRVTGWVR, translated from the coding sequence ATGGATTTGCAACCGTATGTCGACGCCGTCCGCCACGAGCTGAACGTGGCCGCGGCAACCGCCGGCGCGGAGGCGCGGGACCTGGCCGACCGGCTGAGCGCCCCGCTGGAGTCGGCGATGCGACTGGCGCTGCTGGAAGCGCTGGCGGCCGCCGCCGAAGAGATCACCGGGGAGCTCGCGCCCCGATCCGTGGAGGTGCGGCTGCGCGGCCGAGACCCCGAGTTCATCGTCAGCGCGCCGCTCGACGAAGCACCCGACGAGGATGCGTTCGTCGCCCAGTACGACGACGCCGGCGGCGGCACCTGGCGGGTCACCCTGCGGCTTCCCGAGGCGCTGAGGTCAACGGTCGAGGCCGCCGCCCGCCGCGACGGCGCGTCGTTGAACTCCTGGCTGGTGCGCGCGGCGGCCGCGGCGAGCGGTCACGCCGCCGGGCCCGAGTCCGGCCGCGCTTCCGGGCACCGGGTTACCGGCTGGGTGCGCTGA
- a CDS encoding DUF4097 family beta strand repeat-containing protein, protein MPTFATPEPIAVRIEAGDGSIRLAATDRADTVVEVRPRDGSRDSDVRAAERTRVDFRDGKLVVSCTRRGFRGGAIDVDIALPSLSRLHASLASADLRAEGELADFRLGSAGGKVEVDSVKGKIKAANASGSFTVHAVQGSALVGTASGDVTVGDLDGELKFKAASGSLTVDRLRGHVRARTASGSVDVAAAVRGGVSAHTSSGDVAVGIAEGTAARLDIVTASGDVSNDLRPSDGPQQGDETFVLNVRSGSGDVNIRRANPATAT, encoded by the coding sequence ATGCCGACCTTTGCGACCCCCGAGCCGATCGCCGTGCGAATCGAAGCCGGCGACGGCTCGATCCGGCTCGCGGCCACCGACCGCGCCGACACCGTCGTGGAAGTCCGCCCGCGCGACGGATCACGGGATTCCGACGTCCGGGCCGCCGAGCGCACCCGCGTCGACTTCCGCGACGGCAAGCTCGTCGTCTCCTGCACCAGACGCGGCTTCCGGGGCGGCGCCATCGACGTCGACATCGCCCTGCCGTCACTCTCGCGGCTGCACGCGTCGCTGGCGTCGGCCGACCTGCGCGCCGAGGGCGAACTCGCCGACTTCAGGCTCGGGTCGGCCGGTGGAAAGGTCGAGGTCGACTCCGTCAAGGGAAAGATCAAGGCGGCCAACGCGTCTGGTTCATTCACCGTGCACGCCGTGCAGGGCAGCGCCCTGGTGGGCACGGCCTCGGGCGACGTGACGGTCGGGGACCTCGACGGCGAATTGAAGTTCAAGGCCGCCAGCGGCTCGCTGACCGTCGACCGGTTGCGCGGCCACGTGAGGGCGCGGACCGCGTCGGGATCGGTGGACGTCGCGGCGGCCGTCCGTGGCGGCGTGTCGGCCCACACCAGCAGCGGCGACGTCGCGGTCGGGATCGCCGAGGGCACCGCGGCCCGGCTGGACATCGTCACCGCATCCGGAGACGTCAGCAACGACCTGCGGCCGTCGGACGGCCCGCAGCAGGGCGACGAGACCTTCGTCCTGAACGTGCGCAGCGGCTCCGGAGACGTCAACATCCGCCGGGCGAACCCGGCGACGGCTACCTGA
- the rlmN gene encoding 23S rRNA (adenine(2503)-C(2))-methyltransferase RlmN gives MVQQLVFSEPRRGRPPRHLADLDEAGRASAVAELGLPPFRAKQLAHQYYARLIADPQQMTDLPAALRAPIAEAMFPNLLTAATEVSCDAGQTRKTLWRAVNDPAGATVESVLMRYPDRNTVCISSQAGCGMACPFCATGQGGLTRNLSTAEILEQVRAAAAALRDDFGDRLSNVVFMGMGEPLANYVKVLAAVRRITEPNPHGFGISARSVTVSTVGLVPAIRKLADERLGVTLALSLHAPDDELRDTLVPVNTRWKIAEALDAARYYADVTGRRVSVEYALIRDVNDQEWRADLLGKRLHRALGPLVHVNLIPLNPTPGSDWDASPKAVEREFVRRVRANGVSCTVRDTRGREISAACGQLAADSRH, from the coding sequence ATGGTCCAACAATTGGTTTTCTCCGAGCCGCGCCGCGGCAGGCCGCCGCGGCACCTGGCCGATCTCGACGAGGCCGGCCGCGCGTCGGCCGTCGCGGAGCTGGGCCTCCCGCCGTTTCGCGCCAAGCAGCTCGCGCACCAGTATTACGCCCGGCTGATCGCCGACCCGCAACAGATGACCGACCTTCCCGCGGCCCTTCGGGCCCCGATCGCCGAGGCGATGTTCCCGAACCTGCTCACCGCGGCCACAGAAGTCAGCTGCGACGCCGGCCAGACCCGAAAGACGTTGTGGCGGGCCGTTAACGACCCGGCTGGTGCCACCGTCGAGTCGGTGCTGATGCGCTACCCGGACCGCAACACGGTGTGCATCTCGTCGCAGGCCGGCTGCGGCATGGCCTGCCCGTTCTGCGCGACCGGCCAGGGCGGACTGACCCGCAACCTGTCGACGGCCGAGATCCTCGAACAGGTGCGCGCCGCCGCCGCGGCCCTACGCGACGACTTCGGCGACCGGCTCTCGAACGTCGTCTTCATGGGCATGGGGGAGCCGCTGGCCAACTACGTGAAGGTGCTGGCCGCGGTGAGGCGCATCACCGAACCGAACCCCCACGGCTTCGGGATTTCGGCCCGCTCGGTGACGGTGTCCACGGTGGGTCTGGTGCCCGCGATCCGGAAGTTGGCCGACGAGCGGCTCGGGGTGACCCTGGCGCTATCTCTACACGCGCCCGACGATGAGCTCCGCGACACGCTGGTCCCGGTGAACACCCGCTGGAAGATTGCCGAGGCCCTCGATGCCGCGCGGTATTACGCCGACGTGACCGGTCGGCGGGTCTCGGTCGAGTACGCGCTGATCCGCGACGTCAACGACCAGGAATGGCGGGCGGATCTGCTGGGTAAGCGGCTGCATCGCGCGTTGGGGCCGCTGGTCCACGTGAATTTGATCCCGCTCAACCCGACCCCGGGCAGCGATTGGGACGCCAGCCCGAAGGCAGTGGAGCGGGAGTTCGTCCGTCGGGTCCGGGCGAATGGGGTCTCGTGCACGGTGCGAGACACCCGCGGTCGTGAGATCAGCGCCGCCTGCGGACAGCTGGCCGCCGACTCCCGCCATTGA
- the dxr gene encoding 1-deoxy-D-xylulose-5-phosphate reductoisomerase, translating to MTNPTADGRLRVLVLGSTGSIGTQALEVIAANPDRFEVVGLAAGGANPDTLARQRAETGVTNVAIADERAAAKLGDVPFTGPDAVTRLVEETDADVVLNALVGALGLRPTLAALASGARLALANKESLIAGGPLVLRAARPGQIVPVDSEHSALAQCLRCGAPDEVARLVLTASGGPFRGWTAADLEAVTPEQAGAHPTWSMGPMNTLNSASLVNKGLELIETHLLFGVPYDRIDVVVHPQSIVHSMVTFVDGSTIAQASPPDMRLPISLALGWPHRVPGAAISCDFTTASSWEFEPLDRDVFPAVELARHAGQTGGCMTAVYNAANEEAAEAFLQGRIRFPAIVRTIADVLHAADQWAASPATVDDVLDAQRWARERAQRAVTQEVLPTR from the coding sequence GTGACCAACCCGACCGCCGACGGCCGCCTGCGCGTGCTGGTGCTGGGCAGCACCGGCTCGATCGGCACCCAGGCGCTGGAGGTCATCGCGGCCAACCCGGACCGCTTCGAGGTGGTAGGCCTGGCCGCCGGGGGCGCGAACCCGGACACGCTGGCCCGCCAGCGCGCCGAGACCGGCGTCACCAACGTCGCCATCGCCGACGAGCGCGCGGCGGCCAAGCTCGGCGACGTCCCCTTCACCGGGCCCGACGCGGTCACCCGGCTGGTCGAGGAGACCGACGCCGACGTCGTGCTCAACGCGCTGGTCGGGGCGCTGGGCCTGCGACCGACCCTGGCCGCGCTCGCCTCCGGGGCCCGGCTGGCGCTGGCCAACAAGGAATCGCTGATCGCCGGCGGTCCGCTGGTGTTGCGGGCGGCGCGGCCGGGCCAGATCGTGCCCGTCGACTCCGAACACTCCGCGCTGGCCCAGTGCCTGCGTTGTGGCGCGCCCGACGAGGTCGCCAGGCTGGTGCTGACCGCCTCCGGCGGGCCGTTTCGCGGCTGGACCGCCGCCGACCTCGAGGCCGTCACCCCCGAGCAGGCCGGCGCCCACCCGACCTGGTCGATGGGCCCGATGAACACGCTGAACTCGGCGTCGCTGGTCAACAAGGGGCTCGAGCTCATCGAAACCCACCTGCTGTTCGGCGTTCCCTACGACCGCATCGACGTCGTCGTGCACCCCCAGTCGATTGTTCATTCGATGGTCACCTTCGTCGACGGCTCGACGATCGCCCAGGCCAGCCCCCCGGACATGAGGCTGCCGATTTCGCTGGCGCTCGGGTGGCCGCACCGGGTGCCCGGGGCGGCCATAAGCTGCGACTTCACGACCGCCTCTAGCTGGGAATTCGAGCCGCTGGACCGCGACGTTTTCCCCGCGGTCGAGTTGGCCCGGCACGCCGGGCAGACCGGCGGCTGCATGACCGCCGTCTACAACGCCGCCAACGAGGAGGCGGCGGAGGCGTTCCTGCAAGGCCGCATCCGTTTCCCCGCGATCGTCAGGACCATCGCCGACGTGCTGCACGCCGCCGACCAATGGGCCGCTTCACCGGCTACCGTGGATGACGTACTCGACGCGCAACGCTGGGCCCGCGAGCGCGCGCAGCGGGCGGTCACACAGGAGGTCCTACCAACCCGATGA
- the frr gene encoding ribosome recycling factor codes for MIDEALFDAEEKMEKAVSVARDDLSTIRTGRANPGMFSRIVIDYYGTNTPITQLASINVPEARLVVIKPYEASQLHAIETAIRNSDLGVNPTNDGTLIRVAVPQLTEERRRELVKQAKHKGEDARVSVRNIRRKAMEELHRIRKDGEAGEDEVGRAEKDLDKTTHQYVTQIDELVKHKEGELLEV; via the coding sequence ATGATTGACGAGGCTCTCTTCGATGCGGAAGAGAAGATGGAGAAGGCCGTATCGGTGGCCCGCGACGACTTGTCCACCATCCGGACCGGCCGCGCCAACCCGGGCATGTTCTCCCGGATCGTGATCGACTACTACGGCACCAACACCCCGATCACCCAGCTGGCCAGCATCAACGTCCCCGAGGCGCGGCTCGTCGTCATCAAGCCGTACGAGGCCAGTCAGCTGCACGCCATCGAGACGGCCATCCGCAACTCCGACCTCGGGGTGAATCCCACCAACGACGGCACCCTGATCCGGGTGGCGGTGCCGCAGCTCACCGAGGAGCGTCGGCGCGAGCTGGTCAAGCAGGCCAAACACAAGGGGGAGGACGCCAGGGTTTCGGTGCGCAACATCCGCCGCAAGGCGATGGAGGAGCTGCACCGCATCCGCAAGGACGGCGAGGCCGGCGAGGACGAGGTCGGCCGGGCGGAAAAGGATTTGGACAAGACCACCCACCAGTACGTCACTCAGATCGATGAGCTGGTCAAGCACAAAGAAGGCGAGCTGCTGGAGGTCTAG
- a CDS encoding MarR family winged helix-turn-helix transcriptional regulator — translation MVQAEDAPLGYLLYRVGAVLRPEVSAVLNPLGLTLPEFVCLRILSMSPGLSSAELSRHVGVTPQAMNTVLRKLEDVGAVERPTSVSSGRALPATLTGQGRALLKRAEGAVRTADGRILSKLTAAQQREFKRTLDRLGSD, via the coding sequence ATGGTCCAGGCCGAAGACGCGCCGCTCGGTTACCTGCTCTACCGGGTGGGAGCCGTTCTGCGGCCGGAGGTTTCCGCCGTCTTGAACCCGCTGGGCCTGACGCTGCCCGAATTCGTTTGCTTGCGCATTCTGTCGATGTCCCCGGGGCTGTCCAGCGCCGAATTGTCCCGGCACGTGGGCGTCACACCGCAGGCGATGAACACGGTGCTGCGCAAGCTGGAAGACGTCGGCGCGGTGGAACGACCGACGTCGGTGTCCTCCGGCCGCGCGTTACCGGCCACGCTGACCGGTCAGGGGCGCGCCCTGCTGAAGCGCGCGGAAGGCGCGGTGCGCACCGCCGACGGCCGCATCCTGAGCAAGCTGACCGCGGCGCAACAGCGCGAGTTCAAGCGGACGCTCGACAGGCTCGGGTCCGACTGA
- a CDS encoding MPT63 family protein: MKVTTTAVKSAIAAGGIAAAGVLTAAAAFAAPPNIQGFGTSEQLVDGALVTDYTVSNLQPSSAAIPGYTPKGTLYQADVTARSDGGLVTPMVNDFIARGPNGQNYRVIDKVGAPNGLNPAPIPQGSESTGTLYFDVTGAPPNGVVYNDGMQDILIWTSNVPGGSAPGAPNSSPAPGAPPAPAAHA, encoded by the coding sequence ATGAAGGTCACCACAACCGCTGTGAAGAGTGCCATCGCGGCCGGGGGAATCGCGGCCGCAGGCGTTTTGACCGCAGCTGCCGCGTTTGCCGCGCCGCCCAACATTCAGGGGTTCGGGACCAGCGAACAACTCGTCGACGGGGCGTTGGTCACCGACTACACGGTGAGCAACCTGCAGCCCAGCAGCGCCGCGATTCCCGGCTACACGCCCAAGGGGACGCTCTACCAGGCGGACGTCACCGCCAGGTCGGACGGCGGGCTGGTCACGCCGATGGTCAACGATTTCATCGCCCGCGGGCCCAACGGCCAGAACTACCGGGTGATCGACAAGGTCGGGGCGCCCAACGGCCTCAACCCGGCGCCGATCCCGCAGGGCAGCGAGTCGACCGGCACGCTGTACTTCGACGTGACCGGCGCGCCCCCGAACGGCGTCGTCTACAACGACGGGATGCAGGACATCCTGATCTGGACGTCGAACGTGCCGGGGGGTTCGGCGCCCGGCGCCCCGAACTCAAGTCCGGCACCGGGTGCCCCGCCCGCCCCGGCGGCGCACGCCTGA
- a CDS encoding winged helix-turn-helix domain-containing protein, producing the protein MSLDVLLLTDQDDFGSALPTLRSFTHTVRHAPLTEEVGGHGDNTDVAIIDARTDLDTARTVCRRLTADAPAIAVVAVVAPADFVAVDVDWHFDDVLLPAAGTDELQARLRMAIARRRSAMDGTLKFGDLLLHPASFTASLDGKDLGLTLTEFRLLNFLVQHAGRAFTRTRLMHEVWGYDCKGRVRTVDVHVRRLRAKLGARHGSMIDTVRSVGYMAPTPPQPEWVLTEPMLSPI; encoded by the coding sequence ATGTCCTTGGACGTTTTACTGCTTACCGATCAGGACGATTTCGGATCGGCGCTACCGACTCTGAGGTCATTCACCCACACCGTGCGGCACGCCCCCCTCACCGAGGAGGTTGGCGGGCATGGCGATAACACCGACGTGGCGATCATCGACGCGCGGACCGACCTCGACACGGCCCGGACGGTATGCCGCCGATTGACCGCCGACGCGCCGGCCATCGCGGTGGTGGCCGTGGTCGCCCCGGCGGACTTCGTGGCGGTGGACGTCGACTGGCACTTCGACGACGTGCTGCTGCCCGCGGCCGGGACCGACGAGCTGCAGGCACGCCTGCGGATGGCGATCGCACGCCGGCGAAGCGCGATGGACGGCACGCTGAAGTTCGGCGACCTCCTCCTTCACCCGGCCAGCTTCACGGCGTCACTCGACGGCAAGGACCTGGGCCTGACGCTCACCGAGTTCAGGTTGTTGAATTTCCTTGTGCAGCATGCCGGTCGGGCGTTCACGCGCACCCGGCTGATGCACGAGGTGTGGGGTTATGACTGCAAGGGTCGTGTCCGCACGGTCGACGTTCACGTGCGGCGGCTGCGCGCCAAACTCGGGGCCAGGCACGGATCGATGATCGACACCGTCCGCAGCGTGGGCTACATGGCGCCCACGCCGCCGCAACCGGAATGGGTCCTGACCGAGCCGATGCTGTCGCCGATCTAG